In Micromonospora sp. NBC_01813, the following are encoded in one genomic region:
- a CDS encoding sulfotransferase — protein MHTEDPGRAIIISSGRCGSTLLSDLIVEEPETLSVQEFVMATPSWAKAGGAITGAAYWQVLSSPKPELATLFAIGLPPKEVRYPTNGRWSDRLEQLPQLLAITLPKLTDDPDALFDELATKVPDFPEQSFSAHHRMLLDLITRLTGKRRWVERSGGSSQVAPYLLRSFPDARIVYLTRNWPDTARSMSRHPSFQLIQLRLEFVSRCGVDPFQPNSDQQVPAELEHLLPGRITADLLRERGADSTRYLGLCAFMAAQAEQALVDNPPTHLLTMTYEDLVADPVPELIRLGEFLEFADPSGWAQQVAGRVSKGGAVRQTAAV, from the coding sequence ATGCACACCGAAGATCCCGGCCGGGCGATCATCATCAGCAGTGGCCGCTGCGGTTCGACGCTACTGTCCGATCTGATCGTCGAGGAGCCGGAGACCCTGTCCGTGCAGGAGTTCGTCATGGCCACTCCGTCGTGGGCGAAAGCCGGTGGAGCGATCACCGGGGCGGCGTACTGGCAGGTGCTGAGCAGCCCGAAGCCGGAGCTGGCCACCCTGTTCGCCATCGGGCTGCCGCCCAAGGAGGTCCGCTACCCGACGAACGGCCGCTGGTCCGACCGGCTGGAGCAGCTCCCGCAGTTGCTGGCGATCACCTTGCCCAAGCTCACCGACGATCCTGACGCGCTCTTCGACGAACTCGCCACCAAGGTGCCGGACTTCCCGGAGCAGTCGTTCTCCGCCCACCACCGGATGCTGCTCGACCTGATCACCCGGTTGACCGGCAAGCGGCGCTGGGTTGAGCGCTCCGGCGGGTCCAGCCAGGTCGCCCCGTACCTGTTGCGCTCCTTCCCCGACGCGCGGATCGTCTACCTGACCCGGAACTGGCCCGATACGGCCCGGTCGATGAGCCGCCACCCGTCGTTCCAGCTCATCCAGCTGCGTCTGGAGTTCGTGTCCCGGTGCGGGGTCGACCCGTTCCAGCCGAATTCGGACCAGCAGGTGCCGGCGGAGCTTGAGCATCTGCTGCCGGGTCGGATCACCGCCGACCTGTTGCGTGAACGCGGCGCGGACAGCACCCGATACCTCGGGTTGTGCGCGTTCATGGCCGCCCAGGCCGAGCAGGCGCTGGTCGACAACCCGCCGACGCACCTGCTGACCATGACCTACGAGGACCTGGTCGCCGACCCGGTGCCGGAGCTGATCCGCCTCGGCGAGTTTCTGGAGTTCGCCGACCCGTCCGGCTGGGCGCAGCAGGTCGCCGGCCGAGTCAGTAAAGGCGGCGCGGTGCGGCAGACCGCCGCTGTCTGA